The following are encoded together in the Vicia villosa cultivar HV-30 ecotype Madison, WI unplaced genomic scaffold, Vvil1.0 ctg.001791F_1_1, whole genome shotgun sequence genome:
- the LOC131636582 gene encoding MLP-like protein 28, producing the protein MVLAGKLSTELGIITPAEKFFKLFTTKLHEAQNVCERIHHTKLHEGEDWHHTDSVKHWTIVIDGEVQTCHESIEEVDEQNKKITWKVFGGNIDNHYKIFKLILEVTDKADGTAVVRCTLEYEKINEDIEPPNGWMEYLNKCIRDIDAHLSKS; encoded by the exons atggTTCTAGCTGGTAAGCTTAGTACTGAACTTGGTATCATAACACCCGCTGAAAAGTTCTTCAAACTATTCACAACCAAACTTCACGAAGCACAAAACGTTTGTGAAAGAATTCATCATACCAAACTGCATGAAGGTGAAGACTGGCATCACACTGATTCGGTTAAACACTGGACAATTGTCATAG ATGGTGAGGTACAGACATGTCACGAGAGTATTGAAGAAGTTGATGAACAGAACAAAAAAATCACTTGGAAGGTTTTTGGTGGAAATATTGATAATCACTATAAGATCTTTAAGCTCATCCTTGAAGTAACTGATAAAGCTGATGGTACTGCTGTTGTTAGATGTACTCTTGAATATGAGAAAATCAATGAGGATATTGAGCCTCCAAATGGATGGATGGAGTACCTTAACAAATGCATTAGAGATATTGATGCTCATCTTTCCAAGTCATAA